The following coding sequences lie in one Clostridia bacterium genomic window:
- a CDS encoding prepilin-type N-terminal cleavage/methylation domain-containing protein produces MVSNTNGFTLIEIITVLAIIGIALACFSPGLMHLYEQWQLDTFVDNFIMDIRFSRQLAISKGYRHLVELNLEGKYYYLRGDYVTQPSLKKVELPVCIQTITTTFKKNPSGYITIIFNENGAPGGGGTIEFSTKNDKKATITVLPVTGRVQKK; encoded by the coding sequence ATGGTAAGCAATACAAACGGCTTTACTTTAATTGAGATAATCACAGTTTTGGCCATAATAGGAATTGCCCTTGCTTGTTTTTCGCCGGGCTTGATGCATTTGTATGAACAATGGCAATTGGATACTTTCGTTGATAATTTTATAATGGATATAAGGTTTAGCAGACAACTTGCAATTTCCAAAGGATACAGACATTTAGTGGAGCTGAACTTAGAGGGCAAATATTACTATTTAAGAGGGGACTATGTTACCCAACCATCATTAAAGAAAGTTGAACTCCCTGTTTGTATACAAACGATAACTACTACATTTAAAAAAAATCCTTCAGGTTATATCACTATTATATTTAATGAAAATGGTGCCCCAGGTGGAGGAGGCACTATAGAATTCTCTACTAAAAACGATAAAAAAGCAACAATTACCGTATTGCCTGTAACTGGAAGGGTACAAAAGAAGTGA